Part of the Maridesulfovibrio sp. genome, CTTGAGTCCAATCCCCAGTATATCGCTCGCGAGTCCATTGTTGAGTGGGAGAACACTGCCGGGAAAAAGGTCAAGGGCCCCAACGTAATGCCCAAGTTCAAGAACAAGCCCTGCAAAATCTGGCGCGGCATGCCTGATCACGGCATGGATACCGCGAATATTCTGGCCGATCTTGGATATTCTGACGAAGAGCTCCAGCAGCTCGCCGATAACGGCATCATCAAGCTGGGTTAACTAAAAATAATCGCAACTCTTGAAATAGATATAGACCGGACTGTTCAAAGCGCGCGGTAAGCATTCATCGCAAAAGTCGTGTCGTTAATCCTGACATGGTTTTTGGACTTCACCACCCGCATAAGCGTTTTGAACAGTCCGGGAAATTAAACGAAAATTTTCCAACGGATACAATCAGATCAGAGACGAGGATAGTTCAAGTGGATATTGTTGGGGATAAAAATCTAGGTCAGGTTTGGGAAGATCTGGCCGAGACGTTCGGTGCCAAGACCGCTTTGGTTTTTGAAGATGCGCATGGTGAAACCGCTGAGTTCAGCTACCGCGAACTCAATGGCGAAATCACTCGGACTGCATCCTTGTTTTTGGGTTTAGGCATTGAAAAGGGGGACCGTGTTGCGGTCCAGCTCAACAATAGTCCGGAGTTTTTGTTCTGCTGGTTCGGCCTTGCCAAAATCGGCGCGGTCATGGTGCCGGTCAACGTTCATTATTTACATTGCGAATGTGCGCATATTCTTGAGAAGTGTGCGCCGAAAGCGTTTGTCATCGAAGAGCAGTTCCTCACTACTCAAAAGGAACTGCAGGATGAATATGATATTTCCATTCCTCACGTATTGGTTGCCCGTGTTAATCCTGAACGTGAGATTCAGGGGGCATTAAATTTCAATAAGCTTCTCGCTGAGCAGCCGGTCTCTCTGGATAAAGAGATAGCCGTGAGCAGTGAAGATATCGCAGAGATTATTTTTACTTCAGGTACAACTTCGAATCCGAAAGGGGCGGTAATCACCCATTACAATCTCTGTTTTGCCGGACGTTATACTTCGTGGCAGGTGGGTATCCGTGAAGAAGACAGATACCTGACCATGATGTCCGCCTGTCATATCGATTTTCAATGTACAGCCGCTTTGCCTGCTTTCATGTCCGGCGCGACTTTCATCATGCTTGAGAAATACAGTGCCAGAAAATTCTGGCGTCAGGTCTGCCTGCACCGTGCGACACTGACAGAATGCATCCCGCTTATGATCCGTACTCTGCAATTACAGCCGGAGCGTTCATGGGAGAAGAATCATTGTCTTCGGGACGTTCTTTTCTACCTTAACCTTTCCGATGATGAAAAGGATGCATTCGTTAAACGTTTCAACGTCAGGCTCTTCACTTCATATGGTCTGACCGAAACTGTGGTCGGCATTATTGGTGACCGTCCCGGTGACGAGCGCAGGTGGCCTTCAATCGGCCGGACCGGTTTTGGGTATGACGTAAGGATCATTGACGGTGAAGGCAATGAGTTGCCGGCTGGAGATATCGGGGAGATCGTCATTAAGGGCGAGCCCGGAAAGACTCTTTTCAACGGATACTACGGCGATACTGAAGCAACTGCAGCATCTTTTACAGCTGATGGATGGTTTAAGACCGGGGATAAAGGCTACACGGATGAGGATGGATATTTTTACTTTGTTGATCGCAAGTTGAACCTGATTAAGCGTTCCGGTGAGAACATTGCCAGCACCGAAATTGAAAACATGTTGGTGGACCATCCTTTAATTACTGATGCGGCGGTAGTAGGCGTTCCTGATCCTATCTGCGATGAGGCTGTAAAGGCGTACGTCATCGTTAAGGATGGGGAGTCACTTACTGCCGGTGAAATTCTTGATTATTGTGCGGAACGCATTGCCAAATTTAAAGTTCCTTCAATTATCGAGATCAGGGAGTCCTTTCC contains:
- the caiC gene encoding crotonobetaine/carnitine-CoA ligase, whose translation is MDIVGDKNLGQVWEDLAETFGAKTALVFEDAHGETAEFSYRELNGEITRTASLFLGLGIEKGDRVAVQLNNSPEFLFCWFGLAKIGAVMVPVNVHYLHCECAHILEKCAPKAFVIEEQFLTTQKELQDEYDISIPHVLVARVNPEREIQGALNFNKLLAEQPVSLDKEIAVSSEDIAEIIFTSGTTSNPKGAVITHYNLCFAGRYTSWQVGIREEDRYLTMMSACHIDFQCTAALPAFMSGATFIMLEKYSARKFWRQVCLHRATLTECIPLMIRTLQLQPERSWEKNHCLRDVLFYLNLSDDEKDAFVKRFNVRLFTSYGLTETVVGIIGDRPGDERRWPSIGRTGFGYDVRIIDGEGNELPAGDIGEIVIKGEPGKTLFNGYYGDTEATAASFTADGWFKTGDKGYTDEDGYFYFVDRKLNLIKRSGENIASTEIENMLVDHPLITDAAVVGVPDPICDEAVKAYVIVKDGESLTAGEILDYCAERIAKFKVPSIIEIRESFPRTCSGKVCKGALRAENI